One stretch of Bos mutus isolate GX-2022 unplaced genomic scaffold, NWIPB_WYAK_1.1 CTG200, whole genome shotgun sequence DNA includes these proteins:
- the OR52D1 gene encoding olfactory receptor 52D1 yields the protein MPASNISDDRLPATLFLTGIPGLEWAHVWIAIPFCAMYMVALAGNATLILVIVTDSALHAPMYLFLCLLSLTDLALSSTTVPKMLAILWFQAGEISFDGCLAQMFCVHSIYALESSVLLAMAFDRYVAICNPLRYTTILNHTVIGRIGLVGILRSVAIVSPFIFLLRRLPYCQHHVMAHTYCEHMGIARLACANITVNIVYGLTVALLAMGLDSILISVSYGFILHAVFHLPSRDAQYKALSTCGSHLGVILVFYIPAFFSFLTHRFGQHRVPRHVHIFLANLYVLVPPVLNPIIYGARTKEIRSRLPRLLHLGKISK from the coding sequence ATGCCAGCTTCCAACATCAGTGATGACCGTCTCCCAGCCACTCTCTTCCTGACGGGCATCCCAGGGCTGGAGTGGGCTCACGTCTGGATTGCCATCCCCTTTTGTGCCATGTATATGGTAGCACTGGCTGGGAATGCCACCCTCATCCTGGTCATAGTGACAGACAGTGCCCTTCATGCGCCCATGTACCTCTTCCTTTGCCTCCTCTCACTCACTGACCTGGCTCTCAGCTCCACCACTGTGCCAAAAATGCTGGCCATTTTGTGGTTCCAAGCAGGTGAGATTTCCTTTGATGGGTGCCTGGCCCAGATGTTTTGTGTCCATTCTATTTATGCTCTAGAGTCCTCGGTTCTTCTTGCCATGGCCTTTGATCGATACGTGGCAATCTGCAACCCACTGAGATACACAACCATCCTCAACCACACTGTCATAGGCAGAATCGGCCTTGTTGGGATACTTCGTAGTGTGGCCATTGTCTCCCCCTTCATCTTCCTGTTGAGACGACTGCCCTACTGTCAGCACCATGTCATGGCACACACATACTGTGAGCACATGGGCATTGCTCGACTGGCCTGTGCCAACATCACTGTCAATATAGTCTATGGGCTAACCGTGGCCCTTCTGGCCATGGGTCTGGATTCTATTCTTATTTCTGTCTCCTATGGCTTCATCCTCCATGCTGTCTTTCACCTTCCATCCCGTGATGCCCAGTACAAGGCTCTGAGTACCTGTGGCTCCCACCTTGGGGTCATCCTGGTCTTCTACATCCCcgctttcttctccttcctcaccCACCGTTTTGGCCAACACCGAGTCCCCAGGCATGTGCACATCTTTCTGGCTAATCTCTATGTTCTGGTGCCTCCTGTGCTCAACCCAATCATCTATGGGGCTAGGACCAAGGAGATTCGGAGTCGACTTCCAAGACTGCTTCACTTGgggaaaatttcaaaatga
- the LOC102271662 gene encoding olfactory receptor 52D1, translating into MPAFNISDDHLPATLFLTGIPGLEWAHVWIAIPFCAMYIVALAGNATLILIIVTDSALHVPMYLFLCLLSPTDLALSSTTVPKTLAILWFQAGEISFDGCLAQMFCVHSIYALESSVLLAMAFDRYVAICNPLRYTTILNHTVIGRIGLVGIFRSIAVVSPFIFLLRRLPYCQHHVMAHTYCEHMGIARLACANITVNIVYGLTVALLAVGLDSILIAVSYGFILHAVFRLPSQDARRKALSTCGSHLGVILVFYIPAFFSFLTHRFGQHRVPRHVHIFLANLYVLVPPVLNPIIYGARTKEIRSRLPRLPHLWKVSV; encoded by the coding sequence ATGCCAGCATTCAACATTAGCGATGACCATCTCCCAGCCACTCTCTTCCTGACAGGGATCCCGGGGCTGGAGTGGGCTCACGTCTGGATTGCCATCCCCTTTTGTGCCATGTATATAGTAGCACTGGCTGGGAATGCCACCCTCATCCTGATCATAGTGACAGACAGTGCCCTTCATGTGCCCATGTACCTCTTCCTTTGCCTCCTCTCACCCACTGACCTGGCTCTCAGCTCCACCACTGTGCCCAAAACGTTGGCTATTTTGTGGTTCCAAGCAGGTGAGATTTCCTTTGATGGGTGCCTGGCCCAGATGTTTTGTGTCCATTCTATTTATGCTCTAGAGTCCTCGGTTCTTCTTGCCATGGCCTTTGATCGATACGTGGCAATCTGCAACCCACTGAGATACACAACCATCCTCAACCACACTGTCATAGGCAGAATCGGCCTTGTGGGTATATTCAGGAGTATAGCTGTTGTCTCCCCCTTCATCTTCCTGTTGAGACGACTGCCCTACTGTCAGCACCATGTCATGGCACACACATACTGTGAGCACATGGGCATTGCTCGACTGGCCTGTGCCAACATCACTGTCAATATAGTCTATGGGCTAACTGTGGCCCTTCTGGCTGTGGGTCTGGATTCCATCCTCATTGCCGTTTCCTATGGCTTTATTCTCCATGCTGTCTTTCGTCTTCCATCTCAAGATGCCAGGCGCAAGGCTCTGAGTACCTGTGGCTCCCACCTTGGTGTCATCCTGGTCTTCTACAtccctgccttcttctcctttctcaCCCACCGTTTTGGCCAACACCGAGTCCCCAGGCACGTGCACATCTTTCTGGCTAATCTCTATGTTCTGGTGCCTCCTGTGCTCAACCCAATCATCTATGGGGCTAGGACCAAGGAAATTCGGAGTCGACTTCCAAGACTGCCTCACTTGTGGAAGGTCTCAGTATGA